From the Musa acuminata AAA Group cultivar baxijiao chromosome BXJ3-7, Cavendish_Baxijiao_AAA, whole genome shotgun sequence genome, one window contains:
- the LOC103990445 gene encoding salt tolerance receptor-like cytoplasmic kinase 1 — translation MGLALILGLAAATAALILCGSLAFIAYLKFFRAGVLSSSPTSDVELGADEGQAADVSKLAISPQKEADVRRHRWQEVEALLGDRAAAAVIGEGGFSTVYLARLPDSTLAALKVYAGGGGELPRRAFRQELDVLLRLRHPRIVRLLAFSDDREEDDDEEGVLMLEYVPNGTLHEKLHGGGSTLPWAARTRVAYEVAGAVEYLHDGGGSSLPIVHGDLTTANVLLHVDLGPKLCDFGSARVGFSAAVRPAAPVVGSPGYTDPHYLRTGIASKKTDVYSFGVLLLELLTGRPAVGSEGGMTLAAAMAPRLRGAGSGVAEVVDPRLGGEYDEAEAAAMAAIAASCVGEQPTLRPSMTEIRSIMREEVGSSVTSTFDEGSDGQNKETEE, via the exons ATGGGTCTCGCTTTAATTCTCGGCCTTGCGGCGGCCACCGCAGCTCTTATACTTTGCGGCTCCCTCGCCTTCATCGCCTACCTTAAGTTCTTCCGCGCCGGGGTCCTGTCCTCCAGCCCCACCAGCGACGTCGAGCTTGGGGCAGACGAGGGCCAAGCAGCCGACGTCTCCAAACTGGCGATCTCTCCCCAGAAAGAGGCGGACGTTCGTCGGCACAGGTGGCAGGAGGTCGAGGCCCTCCTCGGCGACCGCGCGGCCGCCGCTGTGATCGGAGAGGGAGGCTTCAGCACCGTCTACCTAGCCCGCCTCCCCGACTCCACCCTCGCGGCCCTCAAGGTCTACGCCGGGGGCGGCGGTGAGCTCCCGCGCCGCGCCTTCCGCCAGGAGCTCGACGTCCTCCTCCGGCTCCGCCACCCGCGCATCGTCCGCCTCCTCGCCTTCTCTGACGACCGCG aagaagacgacgacgaagAAGGGGTTCTGATGTTGGAGTACGTACCGAACGGGACGCTCCACGAGAAGCTCCATGGTGGTGGCTCCACCCTGCCATGGGCCGCGCGCACGCGTGTCGCGTACGAGGTCGCCGGTGCCGTCGAGTATCTCCACGACGGAGGAGGCTCCAGCCTCCCGATCGTCCACGGCGACCTGACGACGGCGAACGTGCTCCTCCATGTCGATCTCGGCCCCAAGCTCTGCGACTTCGGGTCGGCCCGGGTCGGATTCTCGGCGGCGGTCCGGCCGGCGGCGCCAGTGGTGGGGTCACCGGGTTACACCGACCCGCACTACCTCCGGACCGGGATCGCCTCCAAGAAAACggacgtgtacagcttcggggTCCTCCTCCTGGAACTCCTAACGGGACGCCCAGCCGTCGGATCGGAGGGCGGAATGACGCTGGCGGCGGCGATGGCGCCGCGGCTGCGGGGCGCGGGGAGTGGGGTGGCGGAGGTGGTGGATCCCAGGTTGGGTGGCGAGTACGACGAGGCGGAGGCGGCAGCTATGGCGGCGATCGCCGCATCCTGCGTCGGGGAGCAACCAACCTTGAGGCCGTCGATGACGGAGATACGGAGCATCATGCGGGAGGAGGTGGGATCGTCGGTGACGTCGACCTTCGATGAGGGATCCGATGGGCAAAATAAAGAAACAGAAGAGTAG
- the LOC135642149 gene encoding GTP-binding protein YPTM2-like, protein MNPEYDYLFKLLLIGDSGVGKSCLLLRFADDSYLDSYISTIGVDFKIRTVELDGKIVKLQIWDTAGQERFRTITSSYYRGAHGIIVVYDVTDQESFNNVKQWLNEIDRYASENVNKLLVGNKCDLTANKVVSYETAKAFADEIGIPFLETSAKNATNVEQAFMAMTAAIKNKMASQPGMNGARPPTVQIRGQPVNQKTTCCSS, encoded by the exons ATGAATCCCGAGTA TGACTACTTGTTCAAACTTCTGCTTATTGGTGACTCTGGTGTTGGCAAATCATGTCTCCTTTTAAGATTTGCG GATGATTCATATCTGGACAGTTACATCAGCACCATTGGAGTAGATTTT AAAATACGCACTGTGGAGCTGGATGGGAAGATCGTTAAGCTTCAGATT TGGGACACTGCTGGTCAAGAACGCTTCAGAACAATTACTAGCAGCTATTATCGAGGAGCTCATGGAATTATT GTTGTTTATGATGTGACAGACCAGGAGAGCTTCAACAATGTCAAGcagtggttgaatgaaattgatcGTTATGCAAGTGAAAATGTCAACAAGCTTCTAGTTGGAAACAAGTGTGATCTTACTGCAAACAAAGTTGTGTCATATGAGACAGCCAAG GCATTTGCTGATGAAATTGGTATCCCATTCTTGGAGACTAGCGCTAAAAATGCGACTAATGTGGAGCAGGCGTTCATGGCTATGACTGCTGCTATCAAGAACAA GATGGCAAGTCAGCCCGGCATGAACGGCGCGAGGCCTCCTACTGTGCAAATCCGTGGACAACCTGTCAACCAGAAGACTACATGCTGCTCTTCGTAG
- the LOC135643684 gene encoding uncharacterized protein LOC135643684 isoform X1, whose protein sequence is MQCKCKQRTEGEARLPLRSSLLPYLLWRFPCACSQPIAATWKAKQGARRTRPLFRLSHTLPHAQGESKRERERERAMATPLPRSPSTSRRSTGRLRFSFHPCSSRLALLALSSSLLLCFHMAAEGIPSRTKTVAGHNLDPTPWHLFPRVKQQLRPLAVFRCHFLSCPRRRIPPPTMPKPRRPCPSFFRWIHRDLQPWRRSRISPAMVAEAGRHAAMRVVILEGKRLFVDLYYACVQTRAMFTIWGLLHLLRRYPGMVPDNGSEYCPGNGGADGSHLPPPPPLFRYCTTRDHLDIPFPDWSFWGWPEINIKPWDEEFQNIKLSSQTMKWRKRARTAYWKGNPDVQSPIREALLSCNDSKMWGAQIMRQDWVEESRSGFKKSSLSNQCSHRYKIYAVGYAWSVSLKYIMACGSLALIIKPQYEDFFSRGLVPKENYWPISPTDLCQSIKFAVEWGNQNPSKAEAIGKRGQAFMQELDMDHVYDYMYHLIVEYSKLQDFKPAPPSLAQEVCVESILCLADKQQRELLERSYASPSSSLPCTLFPPS, encoded by the exons ATGCAATGCAAATGCAAACAGAGAACGGAAGGCGAGGCACGTTTGCCTCTCCGTTCGTCGCTGCTTCCATACCTTCTCTGGCGCTTCCCGTGTGCATGCAGCCAACCGATTGCAGCCACGTGGAAGGCAAAGCAAGGAGCGAGGAGGACGAGGCCCCTCTTTCGCCTCTCTCACACCCTCCCACACGCACAGGGagaaagcaagagagagagagagagagagagagccatggCCACACCATTGCCGCGTAGCCCTTCCACTTCTCGCAGAAGCACCGGCCGCCTCCGCTTCTCCTTTCACCCCTGCTCCTCCCGCTTAGCCCTCCTTgctctctcctcctccctcctcctctgctTCCACATG GCGGCGGAAGGCATCCCGTCTCGGACCAAGACCGTGGCGGGCCACAACCTGGACCCCACGCCATGGCACCTCTTCCCCCGCGTTAAGCAGCAACTGCGCCCCCTCGCAGTCTTCCGCTGCCACTTCCTCTCCTGCCCTCGCAGGCGCATTCCGCCCCCCACCATGCCGAAGCCGCGGCGGCCTTGCCCGTCCTTCTTCCGGTGGATCCACCGCGACCTGCAGCCGTGGCGGCGATCCCGCATCTCGCCTGCGATGGTGGCCGAGGCGGGCAGACACGCCGCGATGCGCGTAGTGATCTTGGAGGGGAAGCGCCTTTTCGTGGACCTTTACTACGCCTGCGTGCAGACCAGGGCCATGTTCACCATCTGGGGCCTGCTGCATCTCCTGCGGAGGTACCCCGGCATGGTCCCCGACAACGGGTCCGAGTACTGCCCCGGCAACGGTGGCGCCGATGGCAGTCAtttgccgccaccgccgccgctctTCCGCTACTGCACCACCAGAGATCATCTTGACATCCCCTTCCCGGACTGGTCTTTCTGGGGCTG GCCTGAAATAAACATTAAACCCTGGGATGAAGAGTTTCAAAACATCAAGCTCAGTTCTCAAACTATGAAGTGGAGGAAAAGGGCAAGAACTGCATACTGGAAAGGCAACCCTGATGTTCAATCACCCATAAGGGAGGCATTGTTGAGTTGCAATGACTCTAAGATGTGGGGAGCACAAATAATGCGCCAA GACTGGGTAGAAGAATCAAGATCTGGTTTTAAAAAATCTAGCCTCTCAAACCAGTGCAGCCACCG CTATAAGATATATGCTGTGGGTTATGCATGGTCGGTGAGCTTGAAGTACATCATGGCATGTGGATCCCTGGCATTGATCATCAAACCGCAGTACGAGGACTTCTTCAGTCGTGGTCTTGTTCCGAAAGAAAATTACTGGCCCATCAGTCCCACTGACTTGTGCCAATCTATAAAGTTTGCAGTTGAATGGGGAAATCAGAATCCATCTAAG GCAGAAGCCATAGGGAAGAGGGGGCAGGCATTTATGCAGGAGCTGGACATGGATCACGTATACGATTACATGTACCACCTCATTGTGGAGTACTCTAAATTGCAGGATTTCAAGCCAGCTCCTCCGTCGTTGGCTCAAGAGGTCTGCGTGGAGTCCATTCTTTGTCTTGCAGACAAGCAGCAAAGAGAGTTGCTTGAGAGATCATATGCTTCGCCTTCTTCCTCTTTGCCATGCACTCTTTTTCCACCCAGCTAG
- the LOC135642720 gene encoding armadillo repeat-containing protein LFR-like, whose amino-acid sequence MQKREAGKSPGSSTTPAKRGRPFGSTAAAAAAAAAAAAAAAASSASFAAAGDANSPASLLGPSLHVPNSFADQNNKRIVLALQSGLKSELTWALNTLTLLSFKEKDDLRRDSTALAKIPGLLDALLQVVDDWRDIAFPRDYTKFARVRTLGVNSVVTGFGNEFEATSSLDTTSHPGHKSSSNMEASSGKKHRSMDWWFEDDGLFNVDEEGRAEKQQCAVAASNIIRNFSFMPDNETIMAQHRHCLETMFQCIEDQNTEDEELVTNALETVVNLALLLDLRIFSSSKPSFIAMTEKRAVQAIMGMLGSSVKAWHCAAAELLGRLIINPDNEPFLLPSAPEMYKRLVDLLSLPTVDAQAAAVGALYNLAEVNADCKVRLASERWAIDRLFKVVKTPHPVPDVCRKAAMILESLVSEPQNRHVLLAHESSFAEILMSDGRHSDTFARILYELTSRPNSKVSTTRGVWGM is encoded by the exons ATGCAGAAGAGGGAAGCCGGCAAGTCGCCCGGCTCCTCCACCACGCCCGCCAAGCGCGGACGCCCGTTCGGAAGCACGgcggccgctgctgccgccgccgctgctgctgctgccgccgctgccgccagCTCCGCTTCCTTCGCTGCCGCAGGCGATGCCAATTCTCCGGCGTCACTCCTTGGTCCTTCTCTCCACGTCCCGAACTCCTTCGCCG atcaaaacaataaaagaatTGTCTTGGCGTTGCAAAGTGGCTTGAAGAGTGAGCTGACATGGGCATTGAACACACTTACCCTGCTTTCTTTTAAAGAAAAAGATGATCTACGAAGGGACTCAACAGCGCTCGCTAAGATACCTGGACTGCTGGATGCTCTCCTTCAAGTT GTTGATGATTGGCGTGACATTGCTTTTCCTCGAGACTATACAAAGTTTGCACGAGTGAGAACATTGGGTGTAAATTCAGTGGTTACAGGTTTTGGAAACGAGTTTGAAGCGACGAGCAGTCTTGATACCACTTCCCATCCTGG TCATAAAAGTTCATCTAATATGGAGGCATCTAGTGGGAAAAAACATCGGTCAATGGACTGGTGGTTTGAAGATGATGGCTTGTTTAACGTGGATGAAGAAGGTCGGGCAGAAAAGCAACAGTGTGCCGTTGCTGCTTCTAACATCATTAGGAACTTCTCTTTCATGCCTGATAATGAAACAATCATGGCACAGCACAGGCATTGCTTGGAGACTATGTTCCAATGCATAGAGGATCAGAACACTG AAGATGAGGAGCTTGTGACCAATGCACTGGAGACGGTTGTCAATTTAGCTCTGCTTTTGGACCTTCGTATATTTAGCTCGTCTAAGCCATCATTTATCGCAATGAC TGAGAAACGTGCAGTTCAAGCCATCATGGGGATGCTTGGATCTTCGGTCAAGGCTTGGCATTGTGCAGCTGCTGAATTGCTTGGACGCCTCATAATAAATCCTGATAACGAGCCGTTTCTTCTTCCTTCAGCTCCAGAG ATGTACAAGAGACTAGTCGATCTTCTTAGCCTGCCAACCGTCGATGCACAAGCAGCTGCCGTCGGGGCACTCTACAATCTTGCAGAGGTGAATGCAGATTGCAAAGTGAGGCTCGCAAGCGAGAGATG GGCCATCGACAGACTCTTCAAAGTGGTGAAGACTCCGCATCCTGTGCCTGACGTTTGTAGAAAAGCTGCGATGATACTGGAAAGCTTAGTGTCCGAGCCGCAAAACCGGCATGTGCTTCTGGCACACGAGAGCAGCTTTGCAGAGATCCTTATGTCAGATGGGAGGCACTCCGATACCTTTGCACGAATACTGTACGAGCTTACATCAAGACCCAACAGCAAAGTTAGTACGACTCGTGGTGTCTGGGGGATGTGA
- the LOC135642148 gene encoding hexose carrier protein HEX6-like has protein sequence MAASEVVGKRQAYYKGRITAFVILSCTVAATGGILFGYDLGISGGVTSMEPFLKKFFPDVYAEMHEKNSHATSNYCKFDSQLLSTFTSSLYAAGLFASLCASWVTQAFGRRTSMLLGGAFFMAGAVLGALAINVYMLILGRVLLGIGVGFTNQSVPLYLSEMAPPEHRGAINNGFFFFVGLGTLSANLINYGTQKIHSGWGWRISIGLAVLPATILALGTLFLPETPTSLIQHTDSVHKATATLRKIRGTDDVQAELDHLIAAGGISKAAQHPLRTIMRRKYRPQLVMAILIPFFKHMTGIAAITFYSPLIFRSMGLEESSSLLSAVITGVIDVGFILIAMTVVDRVGRRTLFIVGGVQMLATHVTVGGILAKQLGDHGGVGKGSAYVVLVLVCVYVAGFGLSWGPLAWLVPTEMFPLEIRSVGQSIVVAVVLLLASVVGQTLLPMLCHLRSGVFFFFGGWTLIMTVFVILFVPETKNLPIEKMDQIWREHWFWKKVVGEEEGEEEEETKDTVPNDMMI, from the exons ATGGCGGCGTCTGAGGTCGTCGGCAAGCGCCAAGCTTACTACAAGGGAAGAATCACGGCCTTTGTCATCCTCTCGTGCACTGTCGCGGCCACCGGCGGAATCCTCTTCGGCTACGACCTTGGCATCTCAG GTGGGGTGACTTCCATGGAGCCGTTCCTGAAGAAGTTCTTCCCGGACGTGTACGCCGAGATGCATGAGAAGAACTCTCACGCCACCAGCAACTACTGCAAGTTCGACAGCCAGCTCCTGAGCACCTTCACGTCCTCCTTGTACGCCGCTGGCCTCTTCGCTTCCCTGTGCGCATCGTGGGTGACGCAGGCTTTCGGTCGCCGGACGTCCATGCTGCTCGGTGGCGCCTTCTTCATGGCGGGAGCTGTTCTTGGCGCCCTGGCCATCAACGTGTACATGCTCATCTTAGGCCGCGTCCTGCTCGGCATCGGCGTCGGTTTTACCAATCAG TCTGTCCCTCTATACCTATCGGAAATGGCTCCACCAGAACACCGAGGTGCAATAAACAACGGGTTTTTCTTCTTCGTCGGATTGGGAACACTTTCTGCCAACCTGATCAACTATGGAACTCAGAAGATCCATTCTGGTTGGGGATGGAGAATCTCCATTGGGTTGGCTGTACTTCCGGCCACAATCTTGGCACTCGGCACACTCTTCCTTCCTGAAACGCCAACCAGTCTGATTCAACACACCGATTCCGTCCACAAGGCGACGGCGACGCTCCGGAAGATACGAGGCACGGATGACGTGCAAGCCGAGCTAGACCACCTGATCGCCGCAGGGGGAATCTCCAAAGCAGCACAGCACCCTCTTCGCACCATCATGCGGCGCAAGTACCGACCTCAGCTTGTGATGGCCATCTTGATTCCGTTCTTCAAGCATATGACAGGGATCGCCGCCATAACCTTCTACTCTCCGCTCATCTTTCGATCCATGGGTCTCGAAGAGAGCTCCTCTCTACTGTCGGCTGTCATCACAGGGGTCATCGACGTGGGATTCATCCTCATAGCCATGACGGTGGTCGACAGAGTGGGCCGGCGCACTCTGTTCATCGTGGGAGGAGTTCAGATGTTGGCGACGCACGTGACGGTGGGAGGGATACTGGCAAAGCAGCTCGGGGATCACGGAGGAGTCGGCAAAGGCTCCGCGTACGTGGTCTTGGTCTTGGTGTGTGTATATGTTGCGGGTTTTGGGTTGTCTTGGGGGCCATTGGCGTGGCTAGTGCCGACCGAGATGTTTCCGCTGGAGATCAGATCGGTAGGGCAAAGTATCGTGGTGGCGGTGGTGCTCCTGTTGGCCTCCGTCGTCGGCCAGACCTTGCTGCCCATGCTTTGCCATCTCAGGTCTGgcgtattcttcttctttggagGGTGGACTTTGATCATGACCGTGTTCGTCATATTATTCGTTCCGGAGACGAAGAACCTGCCTATCGAGAAAATGGATCAGATATGGAGGGAGCACTGGTTTTGGAAGAAGGTGGTgggggaagaagaaggagaagaagaggaggagacgaAGGACACTGTTCCGAATGATATGATGATATAA
- the LOC135643684 gene encoding uncharacterized protein LOC135643684 isoform X2 produces MATPLPRSPSTSRRSTGRLRFSFHPCSSRLALLALSSSLLLCFHMAAEGIPSRTKTVAGHNLDPTPWHLFPRVKQQLRPLAVFRCHFLSCPRRRIPPPTMPKPRRPCPSFFRWIHRDLQPWRRSRISPAMVAEAGRHAAMRVVILEGKRLFVDLYYACVQTRAMFTIWGLLHLLRRYPGMVPDNGSEYCPGNGGADGSHLPPPPPLFRYCTTRDHLDIPFPDWSFWGWPEINIKPWDEEFQNIKLSSQTMKWRKRARTAYWKGNPDVQSPIREALLSCNDSKMWGAQIMRQDWVEESRSGFKKSSLSNQCSHRYKIYAVGYAWSVSLKYIMACGSLALIIKPQYEDFFSRGLVPKENYWPISPTDLCQSIKFAVEWGNQNPSKAEAIGKRGQAFMQELDMDHVYDYMYHLIVEYSKLQDFKPAPPSLAQEVCVESILCLADKQQRELLERSYASPSSSLPCTLFPPS; encoded by the exons atggCCACACCATTGCCGCGTAGCCCTTCCACTTCTCGCAGAAGCACCGGCCGCCTCCGCTTCTCCTTTCACCCCTGCTCCTCCCGCTTAGCCCTCCTTgctctctcctcctccctcctcctctgctTCCACATG GCGGCGGAAGGCATCCCGTCTCGGACCAAGACCGTGGCGGGCCACAACCTGGACCCCACGCCATGGCACCTCTTCCCCCGCGTTAAGCAGCAACTGCGCCCCCTCGCAGTCTTCCGCTGCCACTTCCTCTCCTGCCCTCGCAGGCGCATTCCGCCCCCCACCATGCCGAAGCCGCGGCGGCCTTGCCCGTCCTTCTTCCGGTGGATCCACCGCGACCTGCAGCCGTGGCGGCGATCCCGCATCTCGCCTGCGATGGTGGCCGAGGCGGGCAGACACGCCGCGATGCGCGTAGTGATCTTGGAGGGGAAGCGCCTTTTCGTGGACCTTTACTACGCCTGCGTGCAGACCAGGGCCATGTTCACCATCTGGGGCCTGCTGCATCTCCTGCGGAGGTACCCCGGCATGGTCCCCGACAACGGGTCCGAGTACTGCCCCGGCAACGGTGGCGCCGATGGCAGTCAtttgccgccaccgccgccgctctTCCGCTACTGCACCACCAGAGATCATCTTGACATCCCCTTCCCGGACTGGTCTTTCTGGGGCTG GCCTGAAATAAACATTAAACCCTGGGATGAAGAGTTTCAAAACATCAAGCTCAGTTCTCAAACTATGAAGTGGAGGAAAAGGGCAAGAACTGCATACTGGAAAGGCAACCCTGATGTTCAATCACCCATAAGGGAGGCATTGTTGAGTTGCAATGACTCTAAGATGTGGGGAGCACAAATAATGCGCCAA GACTGGGTAGAAGAATCAAGATCTGGTTTTAAAAAATCTAGCCTCTCAAACCAGTGCAGCCACCG CTATAAGATATATGCTGTGGGTTATGCATGGTCGGTGAGCTTGAAGTACATCATGGCATGTGGATCCCTGGCATTGATCATCAAACCGCAGTACGAGGACTTCTTCAGTCGTGGTCTTGTTCCGAAAGAAAATTACTGGCCCATCAGTCCCACTGACTTGTGCCAATCTATAAAGTTTGCAGTTGAATGGGGAAATCAGAATCCATCTAAG GCAGAAGCCATAGGGAAGAGGGGGCAGGCATTTATGCAGGAGCTGGACATGGATCACGTATACGATTACATGTACCACCTCATTGTGGAGTACTCTAAATTGCAGGATTTCAAGCCAGCTCCTCCGTCGTTGGCTCAAGAGGTCTGCGTGGAGTCCATTCTTTGTCTTGCAGACAAGCAGCAAAGAGAGTTGCTTGAGAGATCATATGCTTCGCCTTCTTCCTCTTTGCCATGCACTCTTTTTCCACCCAGCTAG
- the LOC135643685 gene encoding cytochrome P450 89A2-like, with protein sequence MELWLLIFLSVTLATLLLLLLDREVKIRRLPPGPPSVPILGNLLWLRRSLREIEDILRELHARYGPVVTLHIGSRATIFILDRTIAHKALVEHGAAFSDRPAPLPAVRFLSASQHNISTAAYGPIWRLLRRNLSSEILHHSRIKLYAGGRSWVLGVLFQHLRSQADAHHGVVVAMESFQFAMFCLLVLMCFGEKLDEKAIKNVEEAQRSLLLYSRKLSVLAFVPSISRHIFRNRLKTVLEMRERQEQLYLPLIEARKESKQQQPPNEKERFVYSYVDSLLEIELPEEGGRKLSDDEMTALCSEFLNAGTDTTSTALQWIMANLVKHQDIQEKLRDEIDGVTDGRDEEEIKEENLQSMPYLKAVILEGLRRHPPGHFVLSHAVTEDVDLCGYLMPKGTAVNFCVAEMNWDGKVWEEPMEFKPERFLSGGGGAAVDITGSREIKMMPFGVGRRICPGLGLAMLHLEYFVANLVREFEWKRVEGEEVDMTEKLEFTVVMKNPLRARIIPRRRKI encoded by the coding sequence ATGGAATTGTGgctactcatcttcctctccgtCACCTTGGCCacgctgctcctcctcctcctcgatcgtGAAGTCAAGATTAGGAGGCTCCCTCCCGGCCCGCCGTCCGTGCCGATCCTCGGCAACCTCCTGTGGCTCCGCCGGTCCCTCCGAGAGATCGAGGACATCCTGCGGGAGCTCCACGCTCGGTACGGCCCCGTCGTCACGCTTCACATCGGCTCCCGCGCCACCATCTTCATCTTGGACCGCACCATCGCCCACAAGGCGCTCGTCGAGCACGGCGCTGCTTTCTCCGACCGACCCGCCCCGCTGCCGGCCGTCCGCTTCCTCAGCGCGAGCCAGCACAACATCTCCACCGCCGCCTATGGCCCCATCTGGCGCCTCCTCCGCCGCAACCTCTCCTCGGAGATCCTCCATCACTCCCGCATCAAGCTCTACGCTGGCGGCCGCTCGTGGGTCCTCGGTGTTCTCTTCCAACACCTCCGATCCCAGGCCGATGCCCACCACGGCGTGGTCGTCGCCATGGAGAGCTTCCAGTTCGCTATGTTCTGCTTGCTCGTCCTAATGTGCTTCGGCGAGAAATTAGACGAGAAGGCCATCAAGAATGTCGAGGAGGCGCAGCGGAGCCTCCTCCTCTACAGCAGAAAACTCAGCGTGCTGGCCTTTGTTCCAAGCATCTCCAGGCACATCTTCCGCAATCGATTGAAGACGGTCTTGGAGATGAGGGAAAGACAGGAACAGCTATATCTTCCCCTGATCGAAGCCCGAAAGGAGTCCAAGCAGCAGCAGCCGCCAAACGAAAAAGAAAGGTTCGTGTACTCCTACGTGGATTCCCTACTCGAGATCGAGCTCCCGGAGGAAGGGGGCAGGAAGCTCTCGGACGACGAGATGACGGCCCTCTGCTCGGAGTTCCTGAACGCGGGCACGGACACGACGTCGACCGCGTTGCAGTGGATCATGGCGAACCTGGTGAAGCACCAAGACATACAAGAGAAGCTGCGGGACGAGATCGACGGGGTAACCGACGGGAGGGACGAGGAGGAGATCAAGGAGGAGAACCTGCAGAGTATGCCATACCTGAAGGCGGTGATACTGGAAGGGCTGCGGCGGCACCCGCCGGGCCACTTCGTCCTGAGCCACGCGGTGACGGAAGACGTGGACCTGTGCGGGTACCTGATGCCCAAGGGAACGGCGGTCAACTTCTGCGTGGCGGAGATGAATTGGGACGGGAAGGTGTGGGAGGAGCCGATGGAGTTCAAGCCGGAGAGGTTCCTGAGCGGCGGCGGGGGAGCGGCGGTGGACATCACGGGGAGCAGGGAGATCAAGATGATGCCTTTCGGGGTGGGGAGGCGCATATGCCCGGGGCTGGGGCTGGCCATGCTCCACCTCGAGTACTTTGTGGCCAACCTGGTGAGGGAGTTCGAGTGGAAGCGAGTGGAGGGCGAGGAGGTTGACATGACCGAGAAGCTGGAGTTCACCGTCGTCATGAAGAATCCTCTGAGAGCTCGTATCATCCCTAGAAGAAGGAAGATTTGA